The following are encoded in a window of Mycobacterium sp. ELW1 genomic DNA:
- a CDS encoding dynamin-like GTPase family protein — protein sequence MTQPQQDPRRVKVIVELIDHTSAIADLNDRGDLVARLAVAKERITDPQIRVVIAGQLKQGKSQLLNSLLNMPVARVGDDETTALVTVISYAEQPSARLIVSVGEGVPPQSIDIPIDDIRHDLRRAPQAQGREVLRVEVGAPSPLLQGGLAFIDTPGVGGHGQPHLSSTLGLLPDADAMLMISDTSQEFTEPEMRFIRQAHEICPVGAVVATKTDLYPYWREIVSANTAHLQRAGLQLPLIPASSLLRSHAIQLNDKELNDESNFPAIVAWLSEKVLSRENDAVRDHVVGEIRSAAEHLNLSVNSELSALSDPDQARRLTEDLERRKQEAQDALQQTALWQQVLNDGIADLTADVEHDLRARFRAITQHIESVIDEGDPTQHWAEIGAEVEDSVANAVGDNFVWAYQRAEALAAEVARTFVEAGLDAIKMPEVSAAEMNAGVGRLKSLARLESKPIGKGHKVITSMRGSYGGVLMFGMLTSVAGLGMFNPLSLGAGLLLGRKAYKEDMESRMMRVRNEAKTNLRRFVDDVLFVVSKESRDRLKNVQRQLRDHYREIANQTTRSLNESLQSTVAAARMEETDRNNRIRELERQANILGQVIDNAEKLFPTALSTARTTESR from the coding sequence GTGACGCAACCACAGCAAGACCCGCGCCGGGTGAAGGTGATCGTCGAGCTGATCGATCACACCAGCGCGATCGCCGACCTCAACGACCGCGGCGACCTGGTTGCCCGGCTGGCCGTCGCCAAGGAGCGCATCACCGACCCGCAGATCCGGGTGGTCATCGCGGGCCAGCTCAAGCAGGGCAAGAGCCAGCTGCTCAACTCGCTGCTCAACATGCCGGTGGCACGCGTCGGTGACGACGAGACCACCGCGCTGGTCACCGTGATCAGCTACGCCGAGCAGCCGTCGGCCCGGTTGATCGTCTCGGTCGGCGAGGGTGTGCCGCCGCAGAGCATCGACATCCCGATCGACGACATCCGCCACGACCTGCGCCGCGCGCCGCAAGCGCAGGGCCGGGAGGTGTTGCGGGTCGAGGTCGGTGCACCCAGCCCGCTGCTGCAGGGCGGCCTCGCGTTCATCGACACGCCCGGTGTCGGCGGACACGGACAGCCGCACCTGTCGTCGACTCTGGGGCTGCTCCCGGATGCCGACGCGATGCTGATGATCAGCGACACCAGCCAAGAGTTCACCGAACCCGAGATGCGCTTCATCCGCCAAGCCCACGAGATCTGCCCGGTCGGCGCTGTCGTCGCCACCAAGACCGATCTCTATCCGTACTGGCGCGAGATCGTCTCCGCCAACACCGCGCATCTGCAGCGCGCCGGACTGCAGTTGCCGCTGATCCCGGCGTCCTCCCTGCTGCGCAGCCACGCGATCCAGCTCAACGACAAGGAACTCAACGACGAATCCAACTTCCCGGCGATCGTCGCATGGCTGTCGGAGAAGGTGCTCTCCCGGGAGAACGATGCGGTTCGCGACCATGTCGTCGGCGAAATACGCTCGGCAGCAGAACATCTCAACCTGTCGGTGAACTCCGAGCTGTCGGCGCTGAGCGACCCGGATCAGGCCCGCCGGCTCACCGAGGACCTCGAGCGCCGCAAGCAGGAAGCGCAGGATGCGCTGCAGCAGACCGCGCTGTGGCAGCAGGTCCTCAACGACGGCATCGCCGACCTGACCGCCGACGTCGAACACGATCTGCGAGCACGGTTCCGGGCCATCACCCAGCACATCGAGAGTGTCATCGACGAGGGCGACCCCACCCAGCACTGGGCGGAAATCGGTGCGGAGGTGGAGGATTCGGTTGCCAACGCTGTCGGTGACAACTTCGTGTGGGCCTACCAGCGCGCCGAAGCGCTGGCCGCCGAGGTAGCGCGGACGTTCGTCGAGGCGGGCCTGGACGCCATCAAGATGCCCGAGGTCAGCGCCGCCGAGATGAATGCCGGTGTGGGCCGGCTCAAATCACTGGCCCGCCTCGAATCCAAGCCGATCGGCAAGGGCCACAAGGTGATCACCAGTATGCGTGGCTCCTACGGCGGTGTGCTGATGTTCGGCATGCTCACCTCGGTCGCCGGTCTGGGCATGTTCAACCCGCTGTCGCTGGGCGCGGGGCTGCTGCTCGGACGCAAGGCCTACAAGGAGGACATGGAGAGCCGCATGATGCGGGTCCGTAACGAGGCCAAGACCAATCTGCGTCGCTTCGTCGACGATGTGTTGTTCGTGGTGTCCAAGGAATCCCGTGACCGGCTCAAGAACGTCCAGCGTCAGCTGCGCGACCACTACCGCGAGATCGCCAACCAGACCACCCGCTCGCTCAATGAGTCCTTGCAGTCCACCGTCGCTGCCGCGCGGATGGAGGAGACCGATCGCAACAACCGGATCCGAGAACTCGAACGCCAGGCCAACATTCTCGGCCAGGTGATCGACAACGCCGAAAAGCTGTTCCCCACAGCGCTTTCTACGGCGAGGACGACCGAGTCTCGTTGA